A window of Sutcliffiella cohnii contains these coding sequences:
- a CDS encoding ABC transporter ATP-binding protein has translation MFDEKIVSIRNLKKSYGPKEVLKGVSFDVFRGQIIGYIGPNGAGKSTTVKLILGIEEGFRGVIEIFGKNISDGNIQFKQKIGYVPEIAEVYDNLTGHEYLTFIGELYGLDFELADYKARELMELFGVGEVYHSRIASYSKGMRQKLLIISSLLHNPDLLFFDEPINGLDANSVMIFKEIMTQLAKDGKTIFYSSHIMDVVEKISSRIILLHDGKISADGTFEELKLQNKEGTLEEIFNELTGFNEHKEIGSKFVSVVKEV, from the coding sequence ATGTTTGATGAGAAAATAGTATCGATAAGAAACCTTAAAAAAAGCTATGGTCCAAAAGAAGTACTAAAAGGAGTATCCTTTGACGTTTTTCGAGGTCAAATAATTGGTTATATTGGTCCGAATGGGGCAGGGAAAAGTACTACCGTTAAATTAATATTAGGTATTGAAGAAGGCTTTAGAGGAGTTATTGAAATTTTCGGTAAAAATATTTCAGATGGAAATATCCAATTTAAGCAGAAAATTGGGTATGTACCAGAAATTGCCGAAGTTTACGATAACCTTACAGGACATGAATATCTTACATTTATAGGTGAATTATATGGATTAGACTTTGAATTGGCCGACTATAAAGCAAGAGAACTTATGGAGTTATTTGGAGTTGGAGAAGTCTATCATTCTCGCATTGCCTCTTATTCTAAAGGTATGAGGCAAAAACTTTTAATCATTTCTAGTTTATTACATAATCCCGATTTATTATTTTTTGACGAACCGATTAACGGATTGGATGCTAATAGTGTCATGATTTTTAAAGAAATAATGACTCAGTTAGCGAAAGATGGAAAAACAATCTTTTATTCTTCACATATTATGGATGTAGTTGAGAAAATAAGTAGTCGCATTATTCTATTACACGACGGGAAAATTTCAGCAGATGGCACATTTGAAGAGTTAAAACTTCAAAATAAAGAAGGAACTTTAGAAGAAATTTTTAATGAACTAACTGGATTTAACGAACATAAAGAGATTGGTTCCAAATTTGTGTCCGTCGTAAAAGAGGTGTAA
- the spoIIIAD gene encoding stage III sporulation protein AD, protein MEIIQIVGLGLVATFLALIVKEQKPTFAFMLVVFVGCVIFLFLVDQILEVIRMLERIAINANINMIYVETILKIIGIAYIAEFGAQITKDAGQGAIASKIELGGKILILAMAIPILTVIIETIINLIPS, encoded by the coding sequence ATCGAAATTATTCAAATAGTTGGTCTCGGTTTAGTTGCTACTTTTTTAGCATTAATTGTAAAGGAACAAAAACCGACGTTTGCATTTATGCTCGTAGTTTTTGTCGGGTGTGTTATTTTTTTATTTTTAGTGGATCAAATTTTAGAAGTTATTAGAATGCTAGAAAGAATCGCAATAAACGCCAACATTAATATGATCTACGTGGAAACAATTTTAAAAATAATTGGAATTGCCTACATCGCAGAATTTGGTGCCCAAATAACGAAAGATGCTGGACAAGGTGCCATTGCTTCCAAAATTGAATTAGGTGGAAAAATTCTTATTTTAGCGATGGCAATTCCTATCTTAACTGTGATTATTGAGACAATTATTAATTTAATTCCATCATAA
- the spoIIIAC gene encoding stage III sporulation protein AC, whose protein sequence is MGIEIDVIFKIAGIGIVVAFLHTVLKQLGKEEYANWVTLLGFIYILFMVASIVEDLFKKIKSVFLFQ, encoded by the coding sequence ATGGGCATAGAAATTGATGTCATATTTAAAATAGCAGGAATAGGAATTGTTGTAGCTTTTTTGCATACTGTTTTAAAACAGTTAGGTAAAGAAGAGTACGCCAACTGGGTAACGCTACTAGGATTTATTTATATATTATTTATGGTTGCAAGTATCGTAGAGGATTTATTTAAAAAAATAAAGTCGGTCTTCTTGTTTCAATAA
- the spoIIIAE gene encoding stage III sporulation protein AE — protein MNRFVVIVALFVVALIFLPTVVQASPTTPSEIVTEQLDRVGVDEIKQYWDEIMTEYGGFLPESQKGDFIDYVTGDKSFSLSEWFKGFLKYLFHELLTNGKLLGSLILLTIFSMFLQTLQNAFDQKAVSKIAYSVVFMVLIIIALNSFHIAITYTTDAIQNMMAFILALVPLLLALIASSGGLVSASIFHPIIIFLMNTSGLLIQYVVLPLLFLSAILSIVSTLSEQYKVTQLAQLLRNISVGILGIYLTVFLGVISVQGATAAVADGITIRTAKFVTGNFIPVIGRMFTDATDTVISASLLLKNTVGILGVVVLLLIAAFPALKVLSLAIIYKLAAALLQPIGGGPVIACLDIISKSVIYIFAALAIVSFMFFLSITIIIAAGNITVMVR, from the coding sequence ATGAACCGATTTGTTGTAATTGTTGCCCTCTTCGTCGTCGCATTGATTTTTCTACCTACTGTAGTACAAGCCTCTCCAACTACTCCTTCTGAAATTGTAACAGAGCAGCTCGATCGAGTAGGAGTAGATGAAATTAAACAATATTGGGATGAAATTATGACGGAGTATGGTGGGTTTCTGCCAGAAAGTCAAAAAGGAGATTTTATTGATTATGTAACAGGGGACAAGTCGTTCTCCTTATCCGAATGGTTTAAAGGATTTTTAAAATACTTATTTCATGAACTGTTAACAAACGGTAAATTACTTGGAAGTTTAATATTACTAACAATCTTTAGTATGTTCTTGCAGACGTTGCAAAATGCTTTTGATCAAAAAGCCGTTAGCAAAATAGCCTACTCCGTCGTATTTATGGTGTTAATCATCATCGCACTGAATAGTTTTCATATTGCAATCACTTACACAACAGATGCCATTCAAAATATGATGGCTTTCATCTTAGCTTTAGTGCCTTTACTGCTAGCTCTCATAGCTTCATCAGGTGGCCTTGTATCGGCATCAATCTTTCATCCAATTATCATCTTTTTAATGAATACTAGTGGATTATTAATTCAATACGTTGTTTTACCTCTACTTTTTTTATCGGCAATTTTAAGCATTGTAAGCACATTGAGTGAACAGTATAAAGTCACGCAATTAGCACAATTGTTACGGAATATTAGTGTTGGTATTCTCGGAATCTATTTAACTGTTTTCTTAGGAGTTATTTCGGTCCAAGGAGCAACGGCTGCGGTAGCAGATGGAATTACGATTCGAACGGCAAAATTCGTCACTGGTAATTTCATTCCGGTAATCGGAAGAATGTTTACAGATGCGACAGATACTGTAATAAGCGCCTCTCTCCTTTTAAAGAATACAGTCGGTATACTTGGTGTAGTAGTTTTATTACTAATTGCCGCGTTTCCTGCTTTAAAAGTTTTATCACTAGCGATTATATATAAACTAGCAGCTGCACTTTTGCAACCAATTGGTGGAGGTCCAGTTATTGCGTGTTTAGATATTATTAGTAAAAGTGTTATTTATATTTTTGCAGCTTTAGCGATTGTTTCTTTTATGTTTTTCTTAAGTATTACGATTATTATTGCTGCTGGAAATATTACCGTAATGGTGCGTTAG
- the spoIIIAA gene encoding stage III sporulation protein AA: protein MLHDIVSVLPTSISSIIKNLSPMTKERVEEIRIRVRRPLEIITDGVPIFPPYTVTEEDGQQLLNKISQYSIYALEEELKRGYITVAGGHRIGLAGKVITEKGKVKAIRDISSFNIRIAKQKIGIATKLIPYLYGEKWESTMVIGAPQTGKTTLLRDIARIMSMGDKERSIPSCKVGIVDERSEIAGSVKGIPQHELGVRVDVLDSCPKAEGMMMLIRSMSPDVIVVDEIGRDEDSIATMEAVNAGVGLLMSVHGSSLEELQTRPTIKKILDLKAIKRFVLLTRSNGPGSIERILDEQGKVIYGK, encoded by the coding sequence ATGTTACATGATATTGTTTCAGTCCTGCCTACTTCTATCAGTTCTATTATTAAAAACCTTTCTCCAATGACTAAAGAAAGAGTGGAAGAAATACGAATAAGAGTAAGGCGTCCGTTAGAGATCATTACAGACGGAGTCCCGATTTTCCCCCCTTACACTGTCACAGAAGAAGATGGGCAACAACTTCTAAATAAGATTAGTCAGTATTCCATTTATGCATTAGAAGAAGAGTTGAAACGTGGTTACATTACGGTTGCAGGCGGTCACCGAATTGGACTTGCTGGGAAGGTTATTACTGAAAAAGGAAAAGTTAAGGCAATCCGTGATATTTCATCTTTTAATATTAGGATTGCTAAACAAAAAATAGGTATTGCAACGAAACTCATCCCTTATTTATATGGAGAAAAATGGGAAAGCACAATGGTAATCGGTGCACCACAAACAGGAAAAACGACTCTATTAAGAGACATAGCAAGAATAATGAGCATGGGTGACAAAGAACGTTCTATTCCATCCTGTAAGGTTGGTATTGTAGATGAACGATCAGAAATTGCAGGAAGTGTGAAAGGAATTCCTCAACATGAGCTTGGTGTAAGGGTAGATGTTTTAGATAGCTGCCCGAAAGCAGAAGGCATGATGATGCTAATACGATCCATGAGTCCTGATGTAATTGTTGTAGATGAAATTGGAAGAGATGAAGATAGTATAGCAACGATGGAAGCTGTAAACGCAGGAGTTGGGCTATTAATGTCCGTACATGGTAGCTCTCTTGAAGAGTTGCAAACAAGGCCAACAATAAAAAAAATTCTTGATTTAAAGGCGATTAAACGATTTGTACTGTTAACAAGATCAAACGGTCCTGGGTCGATTGAACGAATATTGGATGAGCAGGGAAAAGTAATTTACGGGAAGTAG
- a CDS encoding YqhV family protein, with the protein MKKLFANVDQVVLSMAGLRLFSGLLEITAAIVIFMLNDVKKAIIVNSMLAVVGPVIFISTMMIGLISLADEISFSKLIFILIGVGFILYGIYK; encoded by the coding sequence ATGAAAAAGTTATTCGCAAATGTAGATCAAGTTGTTTTATCAATGGCAGGGTTGAGGCTTTTTTCAGGATTATTAGAAATAACTGCCGCAATCGTTATCTTTATGTTAAATGATGTGAAAAAAGCAATCATTGTTAACTCGATGTTAGCTGTAGTCGGACCTGTAATTTTTATTTCTACGATGATGATCGGGTTAATCAGTTTGGCAGATGAAATCTCGTTTTCAAAACTAATATTCATTTTAATAGGTGTAGGTTTTATTTTATACGGAATATATAAATAG
- a CDS encoding TolB family protein, whose amino-acid sequence MKKLILLSIATLILFSPINVTAQENGKETGLKAAFIREGHLWLYHESETTQLTDDLYVSRPIWSHDGTWLAFEANSTIESEQREGLNDIWLHHLPTNKQFKLSIPGKDIYWSPTKNELAFISGSSLSLVQCTSDGPVIYPLTDGVSSFTWASNGKSMVVTAAAAIFPDGWSHPRIYNATWKKGKKEEEIEVSVSSIFTVPSPVKLEDISVLSIALRHLKWSPDERWISMTVTPTASWSMDQNIVGIFAVENKVFIPLGEILDNPSWIQWAPTKPIVASIQGSGRTTVGINNKKLVVQTVMPTQTKTYTPKGYADIDFTWLDDEKIVVARGKETNKPSEFFQSTLFVVNTKTDEQVQIIPNEDRKADSAPILLHRANKISWMRTSDQKTSIWVSNPDGSDAKMILEHVDVIEWYNPKK is encoded by the coding sequence TTGAAGAAATTAATTTTACTTAGTATTGCCACTCTTATATTGTTTTCACCGATAAACGTCACTGCTCAAGAGAATGGGAAAGAAACCGGGTTAAAAGCTGCGTTTATTCGGGAAGGACATCTTTGGTTATATCACGAGTCAGAAACAACTCAATTAACAGACGACCTTTACGTATCTAGGCCAATTTGGTCTCATGACGGAACATGGTTAGCATTTGAAGCTAATTCTACGATAGAATCTGAACAACGAGAAGGATTAAATGACATTTGGCTTCATCATTTACCGACTAATAAACAATTTAAATTATCCATTCCTGGAAAAGATATTTATTGGTCTCCAACCAAAAACGAGTTAGCCTTTATTTCTGGGTCAAGCTTATCACTTGTACAGTGCACTAGTGATGGTCCAGTCATTTATCCTTTAACAGACGGCGTTTCATCTTTCACTTGGGCTTCTAATGGAAAAAGTATGGTCGTAACTGCTGCTGCAGCAATATTTCCAGATGGTTGGAGTCATCCACGTATTTACAATGCCACTTGGAAAAAAGGAAAAAAAGAAGAAGAAATTGAAGTATCTGTTTCGTCCATTTTTACCGTGCCATCTCCAGTGAAATTAGAAGATATTTCTGTACTATCCATTGCACTTAGACATTTAAAGTGGTCTCCTGATGAGCGTTGGATAAGTATGACTGTTACCCCAACCGCTTCTTGGAGCATGGATCAAAACATTGTTGGTATTTTTGCTGTTGAAAATAAAGTATTTATTCCTCTAGGTGAAATTTTAGATAATCCGTCATGGATTCAGTGGGCTCCAACAAAGCCTATAGTTGCTTCTATACAAGGTAGTGGTAGAACAACAGTTGGAATTAATAATAAAAAATTAGTTGTTCAAACTGTAATGCCTACTCAAACGAAAACGTACACACCGAAAGGCTATGCTGATATTGATTTTACATGGTTAGATGATGAAAAAATAGTCGTTGCAAGAGGAAAAGAAACGAATAAGCCTTCTGAGTTTTTTCAATCTACGTTATTTGTTGTTAATACGAAAACAGATGAACAAGTACAAATAATCCCAAATGAGGATAGAAAGGCAGATAGTGCCCCTATTTTATTGCATCGTGCCAATAAAATAAGTTGGATGAGAACAAGCGATCAAAAAACTAGTATATGGGTGAGTAACCCGGACGGTTCTGATGCAAAGATGATATTAGAGCATGTAGACGTTATTGAGTGGTACAACCCTAAAAAATGA
- the spoIIIAF gene encoding stage III sporulation protein AF: protein MSYLTEWITSIILFILLATVIDMLLPNSSMQKYTKLVIGLLLIVIILTPIFKLLSTDMDELFASFSDHPSIISEKKLKNSTELKKREIQASSRAYKLEQMAVQLKDLVEEELMEQYGLIVEDIDLDIKEDPVNHTEDEIEHIAIYLVEKDSVTAIREVEPVSIDTSKPIERPKPAKETENVQSFLSEQWQIQSTQITVVMEGGKR, encoded by the coding sequence ATGAGTTATTTAACAGAATGGATTACGAGTATCATCTTATTTATTTTGTTAGCAACTGTTATTGATATGCTACTCCCTAACTCTAGCATGCAAAAGTATACGAAGCTTGTCATTGGATTACTATTAATCGTCATTATTTTAACACCAATATTTAAATTACTTTCTACAGATATGGACGAGCTATTTGCTAGTTTTTCCGATCATCCATCTATCATTTCAGAAAAAAAATTAAAAAATTCAACAGAATTGAAGAAAAGAGAAATACAAGCCTCATCTCGTGCATATAAATTAGAACAAATGGCTGTCCAACTAAAAGATTTAGTAGAAGAGGAGTTGATGGAGCAGTATGGGTTAATCGTAGAAGACATAGATTTAGATATTAAGGAAGATCCAGTCAACCATACAGAAGACGAAATAGAACATATCGCAATTTATCTAGTAGAAAAAGATTCCGTAACAGCCATTCGAGAAGTTGAGCCTGTTTCAATTGACACCTCCAAACCGATAGAACGACCAAAGCCAGCAAAAGAAACAGAAAACGTTCAAAGCTTTTTGTCCGAGCAGTGGCAAATACAAAGTACTCAAATTACGGTTGTAATGGAAGGGGGGAAAAGGTGA
- the spoIIIAG gene encoding stage III sporulation protein AG has translation MSVGDKEKSKDFIPWLKGLLSSGDKKSTKFQYMLVVLTIGVGLMLFSNLFFGESNLTANPSVPTLGSVENENDNEQPAFSQKNTENTPMTISDYERHYENQLKEAIEAMQGVEEATVVVNVDASELKVLQTNKSTHNQKTEETDRDGGKRNVEDVSKDEQVVITRSGNDEQPIIIETKKPPIRGVLIVAQGAESITIKQMIVEAVTRVLDVPQHKVAVVPKKTKGE, from the coding sequence GTGAGCGTGGGAGATAAAGAGAAAAGTAAAGACTTTATTCCATGGTTAAAAGGGCTCCTATCGAGCGGAGATAAAAAATCCACCAAATTTCAATATATGCTAGTCGTTCTTACAATTGGAGTCGGGCTCATGCTTTTCAGTAATTTGTTTTTTGGAGAGAGTAATTTAACTGCAAATCCATCAGTTCCAACATTAGGAAGTGTAGAAAATGAAAACGATAACGAGCAACCAGCCTTTAGTCAAAAAAACACCGAAAACACACCTATGACGATTTCCGATTATGAAAGACATTATGAAAACCAGTTAAAAGAAGCAATTGAAGCTATGCAAGGTGTCGAAGAAGCAACAGTTGTTGTAAATGTCGATGCTTCTGAGCTGAAAGTGCTGCAAACAAATAAGTCTACTCATAATCAAAAAACGGAAGAAACAGATCGTGATGGTGGAAAGCGAAATGTGGAGGATGTTTCAAAAGATGAACAAGTCGTCATAACTAGAAGTGGGAATGACGAACAACCAATTATTATTGAAACGAAAAAACCACCCATTCGTGGCGTGTTAATCGTGGCTCAAGGGGCTGAAAGTATAACAATAAAACAGATGATAGTGGAAGCGGTAACGAGAGTACTTGATGTACCTCAACATAAAGTTGCTGTAGTTCCGAAAAAAACTAAGGGGGAATAA
- a CDS encoding glycoside hydrolase family 13 protein, which translates to MKKTWWKEAVAYQIYPRSFVDSNGDGIGDLKGIITKLDYLKELGIDVIWICPMYKSPNADNGYDISDYQDIMDDFGTMEDFDLLLEETHKRGMKLIIDLVINHTSDEHEWFIESRSSKENPKRDWYIWQDGKPDGSEPNNWESIFSGSVWEYDKETEQYYMHLFDKKQPDLNWENKDVRFALYDMVNWWLDKGIDGFRVDAISHIKKEQGFPDLPNPKKLDYVPSFEYMMNVDGIQPFLEELKTQTFARYDIMTVGEANGVKIEQADEWVGEENGKFNMIFQFEHLGLWEKGTEGGVDVIQLKETLTKWQKGLEGNGWNALFLENHDQARSVSTWGNDKEYLGESAKSLASLYFLMQGTPFIYQGQELGMTNVKFDSIDHYDDVAMKNLYTIESKKGREYAQKVMESIWMKGRDNSRTPMQWNSEPNAGFTTGTPWLGVNENYTKINVEAQWNDPTSVLSYYRDMIKLRKSEEVFVYGIYNLILEDDDKVYAYTRTLNDTTAVVISNLSGEEATYKFDNIVLSSSNLKLSNYEVPSHKGITNFELKPYETRVYVVKK; encoded by the coding sequence TTGAAAAAAACGTGGTGGAAAGAAGCAGTTGCATATCAAATTTATCCGAGGAGCTTTGTTGATTCTAATGGAGATGGGATCGGAGACTTAAAAGGTATCATAACAAAGTTAGACTATTTAAAAGAATTAGGAATAGATGTTATTTGGATTTGTCCGATGTACAAATCACCAAATGCTGATAATGGTTATGACATAAGTGATTATCAAGATATTATGGATGACTTTGGAACAATGGAAGATTTTGACCTACTATTAGAAGAAACGCATAAAAGAGGGATGAAGTTAATTATAGATTTAGTTATTAACCATACAAGTGATGAGCATGAATGGTTTATTGAATCTCGTTCTTCTAAAGAAAATCCGAAGCGTGACTGGTATATTTGGCAAGATGGAAAGCCAGATGGCTCAGAGCCAAATAACTGGGAAAGTATTTTCAGTGGATCTGTTTGGGAGTATGATAAGGAAACAGAACAGTATTATATGCATCTATTTGATAAAAAACAGCCAGATTTAAACTGGGAAAATAAAGATGTGCGCTTTGCATTGTACGATATGGTTAACTGGTGGTTAGATAAGGGTATTGACGGTTTCCGTGTTGACGCTATTTCGCATATTAAAAAAGAGCAAGGTTTCCCTGATTTGCCTAATCCTAAAAAATTAGATTACGTACCTTCCTTTGAGTACATGATGAATGTTGATGGAATTCAACCGTTTTTAGAAGAGTTAAAAACGCAAACGTTTGCACGTTATGATATTATGACTGTTGGCGAAGCGAATGGAGTTAAAATTGAGCAAGCAGATGAATGGGTAGGAGAAGAGAACGGTAAGTTCAATATGATTTTTCAATTTGAGCATCTAGGACTTTGGGAAAAAGGAACGGAAGGCGGAGTTGACGTTATTCAACTAAAAGAAACTTTAACAAAATGGCAAAAAGGGCTTGAAGGAAATGGTTGGAACGCATTGTTTTTAGAAAACCATGATCAAGCACGCTCTGTTTCAACATGGGGGAATGATAAAGAATATTTAGGAGAAAGTGCAAAATCGTTAGCCTCTCTTTATTTCTTAATGCAGGGAACACCATTCATCTATCAAGGTCAAGAGTTAGGCATGACAAATGTAAAGTTTGATTCAATTGATCATTATGATGATGTTGCGATGAAAAACTTATATACAATTGAAAGTAAAAAAGGTCGAGAATATGCGCAAAAAGTAATGGAATCGATTTGGATGAAAGGAAGAGACAATTCCAGAACACCTATGCAATGGAATAGTGAGCCAAATGCTGGCTTTACTACTGGAACGCCATGGTTAGGGGTAAATGAAAACTACACGAAGATTAACGTTGAAGCTCAGTGGAATGACCCAACATCTGTATTAAGCTATTATCGCGATATGATAAAGCTTCGTAAGTCAGAAGAAGTATTCGTTTACGGTATATACAACCTCATTTTAGAAGACGATGATAAAGTTTACGCATACACAAGAACATTAAATGATACGACTGCAGTCGTTATAAGTAACTTATCTGGAGAAGAAGCAACTTATAAATTTGATAACATTGTACTTTCTTCAAGTAATTTAAAACTTTCTAATTATGAGGTTCCTTCTCATAAAGGTATTACGAACTTTGAACTTAAGCCTTATGAAACAAGGGTTTATGTAGTGAAAAAATAA
- the spoIIIAB gene encoding stage III sporulation protein SpoIIIAB yields the protein MKILGAVLILVATSWAGLEAARHFTERTRQLRQLKVALQSLEAEIMYGHMPLADAAKNIAGQLDKPLNWFFEEFATKLRKAEESVKEAWNSSLDEIWKNTALKKAELEILKQFGETLGQHDRSTQQKHIILALTHLEREELDARDRQAKYEKMVKSLGLLTGLLLVILLM from the coding sequence ATGAAAATATTAGGAGCTGTTCTCATTTTAGTCGCCACTTCTTGGGCAGGGCTCGAGGCTGCTCGACATTTTACAGAACGTACTAGACAGCTAAGACAGCTAAAGGTTGCTTTACAGTCACTAGAAGCAGAAATAATGTATGGACATATGCCGTTAGCGGATGCAGCAAAAAATATAGCTGGACAGCTTGATAAACCACTAAATTGGTTTTTTGAAGAATTTGCAACTAAATTACGAAAGGCGGAAGAGAGTGTAAAGGAAGCTTGGAATAGTAGTTTAGATGAAATTTGGAAGAATACCGCTCTAAAAAAGGCAGAACTAGAAATACTAAAGCAATTTGGTGAAACGCTAGGACAGCATGATCGAAGTACACAGCAAAAACATATTATCCTTGCACTTACACATTTAGAACGAGAAGAATTAGATGCCCGAGATCGACAAGCGAAATACGAAAAAATGGTTAAAAGCCTCGGACTACTGACGGGCCTACTGCTCGTTATCTTATTGATGTAA